The Astatotilapia calliptera chromosome 17, fAstCal1.2, whole genome shotgun sequence genome has a segment encoding these proteins:
- the LOC113008653 gene encoding histone H2B 1/2, producing MPEPAKSAPKKGSKKAVTKTAGKGGKKKRKTRKESYAIYVYKVLKQVHPDTGISSKAMSIMNSFVNDIFERIAAEASRLAHYNKRSTITSREIQTAVRLLLPGELAKHAVSEGTKAVTKYTSSK from the coding sequence ATGCCTGAACCCGCCAAGTCAGCGCCCAAAAAGGGCTCCAAGAAAGCCGTGACCAAGACCGCCGGCAAGGGCggcaagaagaagagaaagaccaGGAAGGAGAGCTACGCCATCTACGTGTACAAGGTGCTGAAGCAGGTCCACCCCGACACCGGCATCTCGTCTAAGGCCATGAGCATCATGAATTCGTTCGTCAATGACATCTTCGAGCGTATCGCCGCTGAAGCCTCCCGCCTGGCCCACTACAACAAGCGCTCCACCATCACCTCCAGAGAGATCCAGACCGCAGTTCGCCTGCTTCTCCCCGGTGAGCTGGCCAAGCACGCAGTGTCTGAGGGCACAAAGGCCGTCACCAAGTACACGAGCTCCAAGTAA
- the LOC113008654 gene encoding histone H4: MSGRGKGGKGLGKGGAKRHRKVLRDNIQGITKPAIRRLARRGGVKRISGLIYEETRGVLKVFLENVIRDAVTYTEHAKRKTVTAMDVVYALKRQGRTLYGFGG; encoded by the coding sequence ATGAGTGGAAGAGGCAAAGGTGGCAAAGGACTCGGGAAAGGAGGCGCCAAGCGTCACCGTAAGGTGCTCCGTGATAACATCCAGGGTATCACCAAACCCGCGATCCGTCGTCTGGCTCGCCGTGGCGGAGTGAAGCGTATCTCCGGTCTGATCTACGAGGAGACCCGCGGAGTGCTGAAGGTGTTTTTGGAGAACGTCATCCGTGATGCTGTTACCTACACGGAGCACGCTAAGAGGAAGACTGTGACCGCCATGGATGTGGTGTATGCTCTGAAGAGGCAGGGCCGCACTCTGTACGGCTTTGGCGGTTAA
- the LOC113008649 gene encoding histone H3 has product MARTKQTARKSTGGKAPRKQLATKAARKSAPATGGVKKPHRYRPGTVALREIRRYQKSTELLIRKLPFQRLVREIAQDFKTDLRFQSSAVMALQEASEAYLVGLFEDTNLCAIHAKRVTIMPKDIQLARRIRGERA; this is encoded by the coding sequence ATGGCAAGAACCAAGCAGACCGCTCGCAAGTCTACTGGCGGCAAAGCCCCCAGGAAGCAGCTCGCCACTAAGGCTGCCCGTAAGAGCGCCCCGGCCACCGGAGGCGTCAAGAAGCCTCACCGTTACAGGCCCGGTACCGTGGCTCTGCGCGAGATCCGCCGTTACCAGAAATCCACCGAGCTGCTCATCCGCAAGCTGCCCTTCCAGCGCCTGGTCCGCGAGATCGCTCAGGACTTCAAGACCGACCTGCGCTTCCAGAGCTCTGCCGTTATGGCTCTGCAAGAGGCCAGTGAGGCTTACCTGGTCGGTCTCTTCGAGGACACAAACCTGTGCGCCATCCACGCCAAGCGGGTCACCATCATGCCCAAAGACATCCAGCTGGCTCGCCGCATCCGCGGAGAGAGAGCTTAA
- the LOC113008650 gene encoding histone H2A-like, which produces MSGRGKTGGKARAKAKTRSSRAGLQFPVGRVHRLLRKGNYAERVGAGAPVYLAAVLEYLTAEILELAGNAARDNKKTRIIPRHLQLAVRNDEELNKLLGGVTIAQGGVLPNIQAVLLPKKTEKPAKAK; this is translated from the coding sequence ATGAGTGGGCGCGGAAAGACTGGAGGCAAAGCCAGAGCTAAGGCCAAGACTCGCTCATCCCGTGCCGGGCTTCAGTTCCCCGTGGGTCGTGTCCACAGACTGCTGCGCAAAGGCAACTATGCGGAGCGTGTGGGAGCTGGCGCCCCCGTTTACCTGGCAGCTGTGCTCGAGTACCTGACCGCTGAGATCTTGGAGCTGGCTGGCAACGCGGCCCGCGACAACAAGAAGACTCGTATCATCCCACGTCACCTGCAGCTGGCTGTGCGCAACGACGAGGAGCTCAACAAACTCCTGGGGGGAGTCACCATCGCTCAAGGTGGTGTGCTGCCCAACATCCAGGCTGTGCTGCTGCCCAAGAAGACCGAGAAGCCCGCCAAGGCCAAGTAA